One Ananas comosus cultivar F153 linkage group 1, ASM154086v1, whole genome shotgun sequence DNA window includes the following coding sequences:
- the LOC109709529 gene encoding uncharacterized protein LOC109709529, with the protein MGCRSSKPEEASPVVALCRERRDLIRAAGERRFALAAAHAAYFRALARVGAALDRFVQEGLAAAAAAEAAAAGASPVLTLPPSEGKGKSKPKIDGSERNGDNGDSGGGGAASSSSLPSISRSASRDSHLHSHSDSDHGEISEENGGIEVGAGGVPQGEAYGGGGGGGFSWSNPSYPFYPPYPPPYPPSYAPFSNVGNVIPNYHYMKSSSTKPTTVFQEPYTTYSNQAFVSYDYEDNYPIYGYSMGSTIPPVQDQTFYENAAPASPRREAKSTAPPPPPTAAAEGSSWDFFNLFNSYEQLFPGYDRSGYAATSLTSSPNSSEVREREGIPDLEDETEQETVKEAAKERKVTGSDSGKKGSSVGSSKGAAEHKEDEVNDEVVIENESIHSSEDSEARGSVKEEQEKEEVHVTKVKGVSFEDDTSLVSNGSRASKENVMSVHGTRDVAEVVQEIKEQFNYAASCGEEVSRILEVGRLRYRSRNKILRFILSRILYSMSLRSATSSRTSKSSPHSTGDMKQNMAIHTNSERVNDFELSNLTSVLDRLHEWEKKLYKEVKEEENLRVIYDREWKRLKALDENGAEAHEIDSTRASIKALVTRINIVIRSVNAISSRIHKLRDDELQPQLIELIQGLIRMWKFVLDCHRKQFQAMVESKAQNLIPKFGGLRSSASKATIELELELLNWASCFRDWIQTQKAYIEALNGWLLKWLLQEKEETPDGEVPFSPSRMGAPPVFITANDWCQTLERISENGVIDTMRAFAINVHSLWEKQDVEQHQKLKTEYLSKDFGKRLKSVQKEYGINGPVDVDKIAMILASNGPIDDRMVGLDALKKRLDEERAKHEEAVKQVREASATNLRAGLIPIFEALGNFTIETLKGYEGVRIPNVGGVT; encoded by the exons atggggtGCCGGAGCTCGAAGCCCGAGGAGGCGTCGCCGGTGGTGGCGCTGTGCCGGGAGCGGCGCGACCTGATCCGCGCAGCCGGGGAGCGCCGCTTCGCCCTCGCGGCGGCGCACGCAGCCTACTTCCGCGCCCTGGCGCGCGTCGGCGCCGCCCTCGACCGCTTCGTCCAGGAGGGCctcgccgccgcggcggcggcggaggcggccgcGGCGGGGGCGTCGCCCGTGCTCACGCTCCCCCCCTCCGAGGGGAAGGGCAAGTCCAAGCCCAAGATCGACGGATCCGAGCGCAATGGCGACAATGGCGACAGTGGCGGAGGAGGCGcggcctcctcctcttctctcccttCGATTTCTCGCTCCGCTTCGCGCGATTCGCACCTACATTCCCATTCGGACTCGGATCACGGCGAAATCTCGGAGGAAAATGGTGGAATCGAGGTTGGAGCAGGTGGAGTACCACAAGGAGAAGCatatggaggaggaggaggaggagggttttCATGGTCTAATCCTTCTTACCCTTTTTATCCTCCTTATCCTCCTCCTTATCCTCCTTCTTATGCTCCTTTCTCCAATGTTGGAAATGTGATCCCCAATTACCACTACATGAAGTCGAGTTCGACGAAACCAACCACAGTGTTCCAAGAACCCTACACTACTTACTCCAATCAAGCATTTGTGAGTTACGATTACGAGGATAATTATCCGATTTATGGTTATTCCATGGGCTCTACCATTCCTCCTGTTCAAGATCAGACTTTTTATGAGAATGCGGCACCGGCGAGTCCGCGAAGGGAAGCGAAATCCACtgctccaccgccgccgccgacggcgGCAGCAGAGGGCTCCTCTTGGGATTTCTTCAATCTTTTCAATTCTTATGAGCAGTTGTTTCCGGGGTATGATCGGAGTGGGTACGCGGCGACTTCGTTGACAAGTAGCCCGAATTCAAGCgaggtgagggagagagaagggatTCCTGATTTGGAAGACGAGACGGAGCAAGAGACGGTGAAAGAAGCAGCGAAAGAGAGGAAGGTGACGGGAAGTGACTCAGGAAAGAAGGGTTCCAGTGTTGGGAGTTCAAAAGGAGCCGCGGAACACAAAGAGGATGAGGTGAATGATGAAGTTGTTATAGAGAATGAGAGTATTCACTCCTCGGAAGATAGCGAAGCGAGAGGGAGTGTAAAGGAGGAGCAGGAGAAGGAGGAAGTACATGTGACGAAGGTTAAAGGAGTGAGCTTCGAGGACGATACATCATTGGTTAGTAATGGTAGCCGAGCGAGTAAAGAGAATGTAATGTCTGTTCATGGGACGAGAGACGTCGCCGAAGTGGTGCAGGAAATAAAGGAACAGTTCAACTACGCAGCGAGTTGTGGTGAAGAGGTCTCGAGAATTCTCGAGGTTGGGAGGCTGCGCTATAGATCGAGGAATAAGATTTTAAGAT TTATCTTATCAAGGATCTTGTATTCTATGTCTCTGCGTTCCGCAACATCATCTCGGACATCGAAGAGCTCTCCACATTCAACTGGAGATATGAAGCAGAATATGGCTATTCATACAAATTCCGAGAGGGTGAATGATTTTGAGCTTAGCAACCTTACATCAGTATTGGACAGGTTGCATGAATGGGAGAAAAAACTTTACAAGGAAGTTAAG GAAGAAGAAAATCTGAGGGTCATCTATGATAGAGAGTGGAAGCGACTAAAAGCATTAGATGAAAATGGAGCAGAGGCTCATGAAATTGATTCCACTCGGGCTTCAATAAAGGCGTTGGTGACGAGAATAAATATTGTCATCAGATCTGTAAATGCTATTTCTAGCAGGATTCACAAGCTAAGAGATGATGAATTGCAGCCGCAGCTCATCGAATTAATCCAAGg ACTAATAAGAATGTGGAAGTTTGTCCTCGACTGTCATCGCAAGCAATTCCAAGCGATGGTTGAAAGCAAAGCCCAAAACCTAATACCAAAATTTGGGGGTCTACGAAGTTCTGCTTCAAAGGCGACGATAGAGTTAGAGCTAGAGCTCCTGAACTGGGCTTCGTGTTTCAGAGATTGGATTCAAACCCAAAAGGCTTACATCGAAGCCCTTAACGGCTGGTTGCTGAAATGGCTTCTCcaggagaaagaagaaacacCTGATGGAGAAGTACCATTCTCTCCCAGCCGAATGGGAGCCCCTCCTGTGTTCATCACTGCCAATGATTGGTGTCAAACCCTGGAAAGGATATCCGAAAATGGTGTAATAGATACAATGCGAGCTTTCGCTATAAATGTGCACAGCTTATGGGAGAAGCAGGACGTGGAGCAGCATCAGAAGCTGAAAACTGAATATCTGTCCAAAGATTTTGGAAAAAGGCTTAAATCTGTGCAAAAGGAATACGGGATTAATGGGCCTGTAGATGTTGATAAAATAGCTATGATTCTCGCCAGTAACGGGCCGATCGATGACCGCATGGTGGGCTTGGATGCATTGAAGAAGAGATTAGATGAGGAGAGGGCCAAACATGAGGAAGCCGTTAAACAAGTCCGAGAGGCGAGCGCGACCAATTTGAGAGCGGGCCTGATTCCGATTTTTGAAGCGTTGGGGAACTTCACTATCGAGACACTAAAGGGTTATGAAGGAGTCAGAATTCCGAATGTTGGCGGAGTAACTTAA
- the LOC109714382 gene encoding pentatricopeptide repeat-containing protein At1g52640, mitochondrial-like: MRKSHSNIMREEAVGRYRRDLPEYAYELSFRDLVELPAIVSSMQKAREKGRDSFGGFWIGEEKTKTRKSAEFGGFFRRVFFPLPASGRKKGSSRTIGSCSTISSTSLSIDGDGYELQERRSSRTSSRDNSKKLFPLLWSLLLDLRASPSPPTFAPELFWLLFRAYARARRPDDALRAFRRMPDFVGLPHSLPDLHRLLSALSNHSLVAHALPFFRSLRSRFPVTPQTYTILISGWARLRDPANARALFDEMLQRGLAPDAPSYSALIAALCAAGELGAARDRLREMQRRHGLAPDAATYSAFVRAACAAKDARSALRALDGMRRRGLAPNVFTYNAVVKLLCESGELGDAYELLDEMLARGAKPDTWGYNAILAAHCRLREANKALRLIARMDRDSCSPDRHTYNMLLKMLIGVGRIDRAAEVWDGMEKRGFHPAAASYAVMIHGLCRTKGRVEDACAYFERMVDEGIPPYLSTCELVREKLLKLGLRERVGALAGKMRRSTSCTIQELAAAMQGSKRTECNSEKESRIATEKWSRTHTDHKQIADILRC, from the exons ATGCGGAAGTCGCACTCCAATATTATGCGCGAAGAAGCGGTTGGTAGATACCGTCGAGACTTGCCGGAGTACGCTTACGAGCTGTCCTTTAGGGACCTCGTCGAGTTGCCTGCGATCGTGAGCTCGATGCAGAAGGCTCGCGAGAAGGGAAGGGATTCGTTTGGCGGGTTTTGGATTGGAGAGGAAAAGACGAAGACGAGGAAAAGCGCAGAGTTCGGAGGTTTCTTTCGAAGGGTGTTCTTTCCTTTACCTGCAAGTGGGAGGAAGAAGGGATCGAGTCGAACAATCGGATCTTGTTCGACGATATCTTCGACGTCTTTGTCGATCGACGGGGACGGATACGAGCTACAAGAGCGCAGAAGCAGCAGAACAAGCAGTAGGGACAACAGCAA GAAG CTCTTCCCCCTCCTCTGGTCCCTCCTCCTCGACCTCCGCGCATCGCCCTCCCCGCCGACCTTCGCCCCCGAGCTCTTCTGGCTCCTCTTCCGCGCCTACGCCCGCGCCCGCCGCCCCGACGACGCCCTCCGCGCCTTCCGCCGCATGCCCGACTTCGTCGGCCTCCCCCACTCCCTCCCCGACCTCCACCGCCTCCTCTCCGCCCTCTCCAACCACTCCCTCGTCGCCCACGCCCTCCCCTTCTTCCGCTCCCTCCGTTCCCGCTTCCCCGTCACCCCGCAAACCTACACCATCCTCATCTCCGGCTGGGCCCGCCTCCGCGACCCCGCCAACGCCCGcgccctgttcgacgaaatgctcCAGCGGGGCCTCGCCCCCGACGCGCCCTCCTACAGCGCGTTGATCGCCGCGCTGTGCGCGGCCGGGGAGCTCGGCGCCGCGCGCGACCGGCTGCGCGAGATGCAGCGGCGGCACGGGCTCGCGCCCGACGCCGCCACCTACTCCGCGTTCGTCCGCGCCGCGTGCGCCGCGAAGGACGCCCGGTCGGCGCTCCGGGCCCTCGACGGCATGAGGAGGCGCGGGCTCGCGCCGAACGTCTTCACCTACAACGCCGTCGTCAAGCTGCTCTGCGAGAGCGGCGAGCTCGGCGACGCCTACGAGCTGCTCGACGAAATGCTCGCGAGAGGGGCGAAGCCCGACACTTGGGGGTACAACGCCATCCTGGCCGCGCACTGCCGGCTGCGCGAGGCGAACAAGGCGCTGAGGCTGATCGCGAGGATGGACAGGGACTCGTGCTCCCCCGATCGGCACACCTACAACATGCTGCTGAAGATGTTGATCGGTGTCGGGCGGATCGACCGGGCGGCGGAGGTTTGGGATGGGATGGAAAAGAGGGGCTTCCATCCGGCGGCTGCGTCGTATGCGGTGATGATTCACGGGTTGTGTAGAACGAAGGGGAGGGTCGAGGATGCTTGCGCGTACTTTGAGCGGATGGTGGATGAGGGGATACCGCCTTATCTCAGCACTTGCGAGTTGGTCAGGGAGAAGCTGTTAAAGCTCGGGTTAAGGGAGAGGGTCGGGGCGCTCGCGGGCAAGATGAGGAGAAGCACTTCTTGCACCATACAAGAGTTAGCGGCCGCAATGCAAGGGAGCAAAAGGACGGAGTGCAACAGCGAAAAGGAGAGTAGAATTGCCACAGAAAAGTGGAGCAGAACACACACAGATCATAAACAG ATTGCTGATATTCTGAGATGTTGA
- the LOC109716186 gene encoding putative pentatricopeptide repeat-containing protein At1g77010, mitochondrial, producing the protein MSVDLQHCIHFLRSCNSHHWIFSGRQIHQILLKTGHAAGSLFVSNCLVQMYARCNVQDARVLFDEMPQRNCFSYNSLIDAYLKSQDTHNALCIFNSMHEKNTFSWNALITGLVRSGDVESARNLFDDMPIKEVVACNALIHGYFRKGLVDEAFHLFKKIGSECIGSSSPCNDSFVLATVLSACADRRIHSFGKQIHSRIVVGKVKMDSVLGSTMVDMYAKCEDLDNACRVLDQLPEVDEFSLSAMISGYAGCSRLVEARRVFDRRENPSIVLWNSLINGLVSNCQTEEALELFIKMSREGVKPDSSTFATILSACASFSMLEYSKQIHACAFKNGNLGGVIVASTLIDLYSKSGLWEDACKVFAELKVYDTIVFNSMINMYSNCGRIEEARWVFDTIPSKSLISWNSMIVGYSQNGYAIEALNLFYEMHGLGLHIDQVALASSISACGSICYVKFGEQLFALSIILGLQSDHIITSALVDLYCKCGNVIYGRMLFDETKRPDEVLYNSMLMGFASNGYGSEVLELFEAMRSEGIRLNEVTFIALLSGCCHCGLIEEGLRWFNKMEEDYGIEPLVEHYSCIVDLFVRAGRLEEAVDFIENMPFRADVSMWTSVLGGCKARGDEALASKVVQRLVEIDYENGSHYVQLASVFASSGEWERSAQVRRMMHDRNIAKNPGHSWLEH; encoded by the coding sequence ATGTCCGTCGATCTCCAACACTGCATCCACTTCCTTCGATCCTGCAACTCCCACCATTGGATCTTTAGTGGACGGCAGATCCATCAGATTCTCCTCAAGACTGGCCACGCCGCTGGCTCCCTCTTCGTCTCCAACTGCCTCGTCCAAATGTATGCCCGTTGCAATGTGCAAGATGCCCGTGTCCTTTTTGATGAAATGCCCCAAAGAAATTGTTTCTCTTACAATTCCCTCATTGATGCATACCTCAAATCTCAAGATACGCACAACGCACTGTGCATCTTTAATTCCATGCACGAAAAGAATACCTTTTCCTGGAATGCCTTAATCACTGGTCTTGTGCGTTCTGGTGATGTTGAAAGCGCGCGGAATCTATTTGATGATATGCCCATTAAAGAAGTAGTCGCCTGCAATGCTCTCATTCATGGATATTTCCGTAAAGGGCTTGTAGATGAAGCCTTTCACTTGTTTAAGAAGATAGGCTCGGAATGCATCGGTTCGTCGTCACCATGTAATGACAGTTTTGTTCTAGCAACAGTTCTAAGTGCTTGTGCTGACCGGCGGATACATAGTTTCGGGAAGCAGATCCACTCGCGCATTGTTGTTGGAAAAGTGAAGATGGATTCGGTATTGGGTAGCACGATGGTTGACATGTATGCGAAGTGCGAGGATTTGGATAACGCCTGTAGAGTGTTGGACCAATTGCCTGAAGTAGATGAGTTCTCGTTATCGGCTATGATTTCTGGCTATGCAGGGTGTAGCAGATTAGTTGAGGCTCGAAGGGTTTTTGATAGGAGGGAGAACCCAAGTATTGTTTTGTGGAATTCTCTCATAAATGGATTGGTCTCTAATTGTCAAACTGAAGAAGCATTAGAGTTGTTTATTAAGATGAGCAGAGAGGGAGTAAAGCCGGACTCATCAACTTTTGCCACTATTCTGAGTGCCTGTGCTAGTTTTAGCATGCTTGAATATAGTAAACAGATTCATGCTTGTGCTTTCAAGAATGGAAATTTAGGGGGCGTTATTGTTGCAAGTACTCTTATTGATTTGTACTCAAAATCTGGTCTTTGGGAAGATGCTTGCAAGGTATTCGCTGAGCTCAAAGTTTATGACACAATCGTGTTCAATTCCATGATAAATATGTACTCGAACTGTGGGAGAATTGAGGAGGCTAGATGGGTTTTTGATACAATACCATCAAAATCACTGATCTCATGGAATTCGATGATTGTGGGTTATAGTCAAAATGGTTATGCTATCGAAGCATTAAATCTCTTTTATGAGATGCACGGGCTCGGTCTTCACATTGACCAGGTTGCTTTAGCTAGTTCTATAAGTGCTTGTGGTAGCATCTGCTATGTCAAATTTGGGGAACAGCTATTTGCCCTCTCTATTATTCTTGGCCTTCAGTCTGACCACATAATCACTTCTGCACTTGTCGATCTCTACTGCAAATGTGGCAATGTTATTTATGGACGCATGCTTTTCGATGAAACGAAGAGACCTGATGAAGTTTTATATAACTCAATGTTGATGGGTTTTGCCTCAAATGGGTATGGAAGTGAAGTTCTCGAACTATTCGAAGCCATGAGAAGTGAAGGAATCAGACTGAATGAAGTGACATTTATTGCTCTACTTTCCGGTTGCTGCCACTGTGGGCTAATTGAGGAAGGATTGAGATGGTTCAATAAGATGGAGGAGGATTATGGTATTGAACCATTAGTCGAGCATTATTCATGTATCGTCGATTTATTCGTTCGTGCAGGGCGGCTTGAGGAAGCAGTTGATTTCATTGAGAATATGCCGTTTAGGGCTGATGTTAGCATGTGGACTTCGGTGCTGGGAGGTTGCAAAGCTCGTGGGGATGAAGCTTTAGCGAGTAAGGTCGTGCAAAGGCTTGTTGAGATTGATTATGAGAATGGGAGCCATTATGTGCAGTTGGCTAGCGTATTTGCTTCTTCTGGGGAGTGGGAGAGATCAGCACAAGTTAGGAGAATGATGCATGATAGGAACATTGCAAAGAATCCTGGCCATAGTTGGCTTGAGCATTGA
- the LOC109716195 gene encoding general transcription factor IIE subunit 2-like isoform X1: protein MSITFEVTRKLVYPNTMALQESLNKFKQQQEKCQSTLTSIAARSASSKAPQTQRTVSPMNAPSVSTKVPTPAKFSNDTERLQHINNIRKSPVGAQIKRVIDILRETRLAYTPEQINDACYVDIMGNKAVFDSLRNNPKVNYDGKRFSFKAKHDLKGKDDLLHLIRKFPEGLPVVDVKDAYPSVMEDLQILKTQGQVWLLSNMDSQEDIVYPNDPKVALKVDDELKLLFRSIELPRDMVDIEKELQKNGMKPATNTAQRRAMAQVHGITSKPKPKKRREISRRTKLTNAHLPELFQTLNVPDS, encoded by the exons ATGAGTATAACTTTTGAAGTTACACGGAAGCTAGTATATCCTAACACA ATGGCATTGCAGGAAAGCCTCAATAAGTTCAAGCAACAGCAAGAGAAATGCCAGTCAACGCTTACCAGCATAGCAGCCCGATCTGCGTCTTCAAAGGCACCTCAAACTCAGAGGACAGTTTCACCCATGAACGCTCCCTCAGTTTCTACCAAAGTACCTACGCCTGCAAAGTTTTCGAATGACACAGAAAGGCTTCAACACATCAATAATATCAGGAAGTCTCCTGTTGGGGCGCAGATCAAGCGTGTAATTGACATACTTCGTGAG ACAAGACTAGCCTACACACCCGAACAAATAAATGATGCATGCTATGTGGATATAATGGGCAACAAAGCTGTCTTTGACAGTCTGAGGAATAACCCTAAAGTGAACTACGATGGGAAACGTTTTTCTTTCAAG GCCAAGCATGATTTGAAGGGCAAAGACGACTTGCTCCACCTGATAAGGAAGTTCCCAGAAGGCCTTCCTGTTGTGGACGTCAAGGACGCGTATCCGTCCGTTATGGAGGATCTGCAG ATCTTGAAGACGCAAGGCCAAGTTTGGCTGCTGTCGAACATGGACTCCCAGGAGGACATCGTCTACCCTAACGATCCGAAGGTGGCGTTAAAGGTGGACGACGAGCTGAAGCTGCTGTTCCGTAGTATCGAGCTCCCGCGCGACATGGTCGACATCGAGAAAGAGCTGCAGAAGAACGGGATGAAGCCCGCGACCAACACGGCCCAAAGGCGGGCCATGGCGCAGGTCCACGGTATCACTTCCAAGCCCAAGCCGAAGAAGAGGCGCGAGATCAGCCGGAGGACCAAGCTCACCAATGCCCACCTCCCCGAGCTTTTCCAGACCTTGAATGTGCCCGACTCTTGA
- the LOC109716195 gene encoding general transcription factor IIE subunit 2-like isoform X2: MALQESLNKFKQQQEKCQSTLTSIAARSASSKAPQTQRTVSPMNAPSVSTKVPTPAKFSNDTERLQHINNIRKSPVGAQIKRVIDILRETRLAYTPEQINDACYVDIMGNKAVFDSLRNNPKVNYDGKRFSFKAKHDLKGKDDLLHLIRKFPEGLPVVDVKDAYPSVMEDLQILKTQGQVWLLSNMDSQEDIVYPNDPKVALKVDDELKLLFRSIELPRDMVDIEKELQKNGMKPATNTAQRRAMAQVHGITSKPKPKKRREISRRTKLTNAHLPELFQTLNVPDS, from the exons ATGGCATTGCAGGAAAGCCTCAATAAGTTCAAGCAACAGCAAGAGAAATGCCAGTCAACGCTTACCAGCATAGCAGCCCGATCTGCGTCTTCAAAGGCACCTCAAACTCAGAGGACAGTTTCACCCATGAACGCTCCCTCAGTTTCTACCAAAGTACCTACGCCTGCAAAGTTTTCGAATGACACAGAAAGGCTTCAACACATCAATAATATCAGGAAGTCTCCTGTTGGGGCGCAGATCAAGCGTGTAATTGACATACTTCGTGAG ACAAGACTAGCCTACACACCCGAACAAATAAATGATGCATGCTATGTGGATATAATGGGCAACAAAGCTGTCTTTGACAGTCTGAGGAATAACCCTAAAGTGAACTACGATGGGAAACGTTTTTCTTTCAAG GCCAAGCATGATTTGAAGGGCAAAGACGACTTGCTCCACCTGATAAGGAAGTTCCCAGAAGGCCTTCCTGTTGTGGACGTCAAGGACGCGTATCCGTCCGTTATGGAGGATCTGCAG ATCTTGAAGACGCAAGGCCAAGTTTGGCTGCTGTCGAACATGGACTCCCAGGAGGACATCGTCTACCCTAACGATCCGAAGGTGGCGTTAAAGGTGGACGACGAGCTGAAGCTGCTGTTCCGTAGTATCGAGCTCCCGCGCGACATGGTCGACATCGAGAAAGAGCTGCAGAAGAACGGGATGAAGCCCGCGACCAACACGGCCCAAAGGCGGGCCATGGCGCAGGTCCACGGTATCACTTCCAAGCCCAAGCCGAAGAAGAGGCGCGAGATCAGCCGGAGGACCAAGCTCACCAATGCCCACCTCCCCGAGCTTTTCCAGACCTTGAATGTGCCCGACTCTTGA